The stretch of DNA CGCCTTCCTGCAGAGTCGCTGATTGAATCTGGGGGCGCTTTGCGCCCCTTTCGCGACACAAGGCCGCTCCTACAGATGATCGCAGTTTCCTGTAGGAGCGGCCCGAAAGGGCTGCAAAGCAGCCCCTGCGGTCTATCTGACCTGCCCCAGGTTGGCTTCACTCATATCCAGCTCACCTAATACCTGCCTGACCACCTCATCCCCGACCAGGTGCTGGCGATGCAGGTTATACAGCTCCAGCCGCTGCGCCCGCAGTGCACGCAAGCGCAAGCGCCGCTCCAGCAAGTCCATCTGTTCGGCCAGGGCCCGTGCCTCGGCCGTATCGTTGTAGCTGTCCAGCTCATCCCGATATTCGGCCATCAACCGCGCCTTGAGCTCCGTGGCCAAGGTGGCCTGGGCCGCATCCTGAGGCGCGCTGGCGTCGATCACTTCTTCAGCCTCAAGCGCGTGGATCGCCGCCTCGGCCGTACGTCGCCATGCTTCCTGCACTTCCTGATGCAGCCGTTCGTCCGGGCTCTTGGTGACCCCGCGCAGCAACAGCGGCAAGGCAATACAGGCACTGATCAACGACAGCAGGATCACCCCGGCCGCGATGAAAATCAGCAGGTCACGCTCGGGGAAGGCCTTGCCCGCACCCATCAGCAGCGGTATCGACATCACACCCGCCAGGGTCACCGCCCCACGCACGCCTCCCAGCGTCATCAGCCAGCAAGAGCGCGCGGTGGGCATCAGCACCAGCGCCGGCTTGCCGCGCCAGCGGCGCACCACGCCGATCGCACGCCAGATACTCTGCACCCAGACAAAGCGCAGCAGAATCAACGCAGCGAAAATCGCCAGCACATCCAGACAGCGCCAGGCCAGGGTCGGCCACACAGTGGCCTCATGGCTGACCACGGCCTTGATGATGTCTGGCAGCTGCAAGCCCAATAGCAGGAAGATCAGACCGTTGAAAGCGAACTCCAGCAGCGACCAGACACTGCGGTTGAGCAGACGGGTGCTGGTCTGGCGCGGCAACAGGTCCAGCCAGCTCTGCATCATGCCGGCGGCTACCGCCGAGAGAATGCCCGACACACCAAGACGCTCAGCCAGCACATAAGCGGCAAACGGCAACAGCAGCATGAAAACCACGTGGGTGGCCGGGTCATCCCAGCCACGGGCGATCATCCAGGCGCGCAAGCGGCCAATCAGCCAGCTCAGTGCAACGCCCACAGCCAAGCCGCCGAGGGCGACCAGGACGAAACTGAAGCTGGCATCGGCCAGCGAAAACGCCCCGGTAATGGCCGCAGCCAGTGCAAACTTGAACGTCACCAGGCCGGAGGCATCGTTCATCAGCGCCTCGCCTTGCAGCATGTGCATCAGCGGGGTCGGCAAGCGATCCTGGCTGATGGCCGATACCGCCACGGCGTCGGTGGGCGACAGCACGGCGGCCAGTGCGAAGGCCACCGGCAGCGGGATGCTCGGCAGCAGCCAGTGGATGAAGTAACCCGCGCCGACCACGGTGAACAGCACCAGCCCCACGGCCAGCGCCACCACGGGCCCACGGATGCGCCACAGCTCGCGCTTGGGAATGCGCCAGCCGTCGGCGAACAGCAGCGGCGGCAGGAACAGGAACAGGAACAATTCGGGGTCCAGGGCCACATGCAGGCCCAGGGTCGGCCAGGCCAGCAGTGCACCAGCGGCGATCTGCACCAATGGCAGCGGCAACGGGATCAAGCGCCCGACCAGTTTCGACAGGCTTACCAGCGTCAGCAGGATGAGGACGGTGTAGGCGGACTGCATCCGTGAAGGCTTCCTTTGTGAACCAAAAACTACAGCGGGGGGCGAGAGATCGCCATTGAAACAATATGTTAGCGAGGTATGGCGAAACGAGGCCGCTGCACGATAGTCGCAGGTGGTGGATGAATATGTAACACGATGATACTTGGAGGGGTTACCGGGTTTGAGCTTGTAGAAGCTGAAGGGGCATGCCTGGGAGATTGTTGACGTGCTGAGATCAAGCGCCGCCCGCGCGGCGCATCGCGGATGAATCCGCTCCTACATCTGTTGCAACGTGGCCATGCCTGTGAGGCCATGGTTGTCAGCCCTGCTCGTAGGGCTCAAGACATGCGCCAGGGCTGGCAACCATGGCGTGACAGGTTCGGCACGTTGCAACAGATGTAGGAGCGGATTCATCCGCGATGCGCCGCGCGGGCGGCGCACGGATTCACAGGCACCAAAAGTCGCAAGACATGCACACCCCGTGGCGCTCACCCAATCGTTCCCGCATAATCCCGCGACTGACATTCGGAAATGGAGAGATTGGGGCAGCCTGTGGCCTCAATGTACACAATGACCTATACGCTCTACGGCATCAAAGCCTGTGACACCATGAAAAAAGCGCGTACCTGGCTCGAAGAAAAAGCCATCGCCTACGAATTCCACGACTACAAGGCCCAAGGCATCGACCGCGACAGCCTCAACCGCTGGTGCGACGAACACGGCTGGGAAGTCATCCTCAACCGTGCCGGCACCACCTTCCGCAAGCTCGACGACGCCAGCAAGGCCGACCTCGACCAGGCCAAGGCCGTCGAACTGATGCACGCCCAGCCGTCGATGATCAAGCGCCCGGTGCTCGACCTGGGCGGTCGCACCCTGGTCGGCTTCAAGCCCGACCTGTACGCCGCCGCGCTGGCCTGAGCGCCCACCCTATTTCGCACGAGGTAATCACATGTCCAATACCCTGTTCAGCCTGGCCTTCGGTGTCGGCTCCCAGAACCGCCAGGGCACCTGGCTGGAAGTGTTCTATGCACAACCCCTGCTCAACCCGAGCGCCGAGCTGGTTGCCGCGGTAGCGCCGATCCTCGGCTACGAAGGTGGCAACCAGGCCATCGCCTTCAGCAACGCCCAGGCCGCCCAGCTGGCCGAAGCCTTGAAAGGCGTCGATGCCGCTCAGGCTGCCCTGCTGACCCGCCTGGCTGAAAGCCACAAGCCGCTGGTCGCCACCCTGCTGGCCGAAGACGCCGCGCTCGCCTCGACCCCAGAGGCCTACCTCAAGCTGCACCTGCTGTCGCACCGTTTGGTCAAGCCGCACGGCCTGAGCCTGGCCGGCATCTTCCCGCTGCTGCCGAACGTGGCCTGGACCAACCAGGGTGCCGTGGACCTCAGCGAACTGGCCGAACTGCAACTGGAAGCGCGCCTGAAGGGCGAACTGCTGGAAGTGTTCTCGGTGGACAAGTTCCCGAAGATGACCGACTACGTGGTCCCGGCCGGCGTGCGCATCGCCGACACCGCCCGTGTCCGCCTGGGTGCCTACATCGGCGAAGGCACCACCATCATGCACGAAGGCTTCGTCAACTTTAACGCTGGCACCGAAGGCCCGGGCATGATCGAAGGCCGCGTGTCCGCTGGCGTATTCGTCGGCAAGGGCTCGGACCTGGGTGGCGGCTGCTCCACCATGGGCACCCTGTCCGGTGGCGGCAACATCGTCATCAAGGTCGGCGAAGGCTGCCTGATCGGCGCCAACGCCGGTATCGGCATTCCGCTGGGCGACCGCAACACCGTCGAAGCCGGCCTGTACATCACCGCTGGCACCAAGGTGAACCTGCTGGACGAGAACAACGAGCTGGTAAAAGTGGTCAAGGCTCGTGACCTGGCCGGCCAGACCGACCTGCTGTTCCGCCGCAACTCGCTGAACGGCGCCGTGGAATGCAAGACCCACAAATCGGCCATCGAGCTGAACGAGGCGCTGCACGCCCACAACTGAGAACCTTCCAAGGTTTGAAGTGTTAAGATCGGGTCTGGCGTGCATGCGCCAGACCCGATTTTCATTCCAGGCCCCGCGAACATGTTCCAGCCCTCCCCCTGGCGCGCCGATTTCCCCGCTATCGCCGCCCTGCAACGGCAGCACCAGACCTACCTGGACAGCGCCGCCACCACCCAGAAGCCCCAGGCGTTGCTCGATGCCCTGAGCCATTACTACGGCCACGGCGCCGCCAACGTGCATCGCGCTCAGCACCTGCCCGGCGCACTCGCGACCCAGGCCTTCGAGACCAGCCGCGAAAAGGTGGCCGCCTGGCTCAATGCCGCAGACTCACGGCAGATCATCTTCACCCATGGCGCAACATCGGCGCTCAACCTGCTGGCCTATGGCCTGGAACACCGTTTCGAAGCGGGCGACGAAATTGCCATCAGCGCGCTGGAGCACCACGCCAACCTGTTGCCCTGGCAGCAACTGGCCCGGCGCCGCGACATGCGCCTGGTGATACTGCCGCTGGACGAACATGGCCGCATCGACCTGGAGCAGGCGCTGCAGCTGATCGGGCCGCGCACCCGCGTGCTCGCCGTCAGCCAGCTGTCCAACGTACTCGGCACCTGGCAGCCGCTGCCTGCACTGCTGGCCCATGCCCACGCACAAGGCGCACTGACCGTGGTCGATGGCGCCCAGGGCGTGGTCCATGGCCGCCATGATGTACAGGCGTTGGGCTGCGACTTCTACGTGTTCTCGAGCCACAAGTTGTATGGGCCGGAAGGCGTCGGGGTGCTGTACGGGCGCAGCCAGGCCCTGCAGCTGCTGCGCCACTGGCAGTTTGGCGGTGAAATGGTGCAAATGGCCGATTACCAGAGCGCCAGCTTCCGCCCCGCACCTTTGGGCTTCGAAGCTGGCACCCCGCCGATTGCGGGGGTGATCGGGCTGGGCGCAACGCTGGATTACCTGGCCAGCCTCGATAGCCATGCTGTCGAGGCCCACGAAGCCAGCCTGCATCAGCACCTGCTGCGTGGCCTGGCCGACCGCGAGGGTGTGCGCGTCCTCGGCACACCTCAGACGGCCCTGGCCAGCTTCGTCATCGACGGCGTACACAACGCCGACATCGCCCATATGCTGACCGAGCAAGGCATTGCCGTACGTGCCGGGCATCACTGCGCCATGCCGCTGCTGAAGGGACTGGGGCTGGAAGGGGCGATTCGGGTGTCGCTGGGGTTGTACAACGACAGTGACGACCTGCAACGATTCTTTGAGGCGCTTGATCAGGGCCTGGAGTTGTTGCGATGAGCTTGCCGGTTCAGGCCCAGGAGGCATTGGCCAGCTTCGAGCTGGCTCGCGGCTGGGAGCAGCGGGCGCGGCTGTTGATGCAATGGGGCGATCGGCTGGAACCACTGAGCGAGGCCGAGAAAGTCGAAGCTAATCGCGTGCATGGCTGCGAAAGCCTGGTGTGGCTGGTGGCTGAACAAGTCGAAGGCCAGTGGCGATTCAAGGCGGGCAGTGATGCGCGCTTGTTGCGGGGGTTGCTGGCACTCCTGCTGGCCCGGGTACAAGGGCTTGGCAGTGCGGAATTGGCCGGGCTGGCCCTGCGCGACTGGTTTACCCAGCTTGGTCTGGAGCGGCAATTGTCGCCATCGCGCAGCAATGGGCTGCATGCGGTATTGCTGCGGATGGCGGAGCTGGCCTCCAACCGCTAAATCCAAGACTTACACTGCTCCCTGTAGGAGCGGCCTTGTGTCGCGATGGGGCGCGCAGCGGCCCCACATTTTCAGCTACGCCGCGAAAATTGCCGGGGCCGCTGCGCGCCCCATCGCGACACAAGGCCGCTCCTACAAGGACCGAGTAGGCCTGAGAATGCTTACTCAGGTTTGACCCGCTCCGAAGGCCGTCGCGCCCCGGCCACCAGTTTCTCGATCGCCTTGCTCGCCGCCACCATGCCAAAGGTCGCAGTCACCATCATCACCGCACCAAAGCCCCCCGCGCAGTCCAGGCGCACGCCTTCGCCGACGAAACTCTTCTGCAGGCAGACACTGCCATCGCCCTTGGGATAGCGCAGCTGCTCGCTGGAAAACACGCACGGCACGCCATAATTGCGGCTGGTATTGCGCGAGAAGTTGTAGTCCCGGCGCAGGGTCGAGCGCACCCGCGAGGCCAGCGGGTCGTTGAAGGTCTTGTTGAGGTCACCGACCTGGATCTGTGTCGGGTCGATCTGCCCGCCCGCACCACCGGTGGTGACGATGGCGATCTTGCGGCGCCGGCACCAGGCAATCAGCGCGGCCTTGGCCATCACACTGTCGATGCAGTCGATCACCGCATCCATCTGCTCGGTGATGTACTCGGCCATGGTCTCACGGGTGACGAAATCCGCCACCGCGTGCACAGTGATCGCCGGATTGATCGCCCGCAGGCGCTCGGCCATGACCTCAACTTTGGGCCTTCCCACCTGGCCTTCCAGGGCATGGGCCTGGCGGTTGGTGTTGCTGACGCAAACATCGTCCAGGTCGAACAGGGTGATTTCACCCACACCACTGCGCGCCAGGGCTTCGGCCGCCCACGAGCCGACCCCGCCGATGCCGACGACCGCCACATGGGCGTTGCTCAGACGCTGCAGGCCCTCGTCGCCGTACAACCGGGCAACGCCGGCAAAGCGTGGATCTTCTGTGCTCATGTCGATACCCCTGGGCTCTGACGCAAAAAACGGCGCGCATTATAGGCCAGTGCCCACTTTGACCTCCATCGTTAGAAAAGACCCTGCCATTACTGCTTTAATATCCCACGACTCAGACAGAAGCGGACCACAATGTCATCACGCAAATTCGGCCTCAACCTGGTGGTGGTCCTGGCCATCGCCGCGCTGTTCACCGGGTTCTGGGCCCTGATCAATCGCCCGGTCTCCGCACCTGCCTGGCCGGAACAGATCTCCGGCTTCTCGTACTCGCCATTCCGCCTCGGGGAGAGCCCGCAAAAGGGCCAATACCCCAGCGATGACGAGATACGTCAGGACCTGGAGCAGATGAACAAGCTCACCGACAACATTCGTATCTACACCGTCGAGGGCACCCAAGCAGAGATCCCGCGGCTGGCTGAAGAATTCGGCCTGCGGGTGACCTTGGGCATCTGGATCAGCAAAGACCTGGAGCGCAACGAGCGCGAAATCGAAAAAGGCATCGAGCTGGCCAACCATTCACGCAGCGTGGTGCGGGTGGTGGTCGGCAACGAAGCGCTGTTCCGCGAAGAAGTCACGCCTGAAGAGCTGATCGCCTACCTCGATCGCGTCCGTGCCGCGGTCAAGGTGCCGGTCACCACCAGTGAGCAGTGGCATATCTGGAAGGAACACCCGGAACTGGCCAAGCACGTCGACCTGATCGCCGCGCACATCCTGCCTTACTGGGAGTTCGTGCCGATGAAAGACTCGGTGCAGTTCGTCCTCGACCGCGCCCGCGAACTGCGCCACCAGTTCTCGCACAAGCCGCTGCTGCTGTCGGAAGTCGGCTGGCCAAGCAACGGCCGCATGCGCGGCGGCGCTGACGCCACCCAGGCTGACCAGGCCATCTACCTGCGCACCCTGGTCAACACCCTCAACCGCCGTGGCTACAACTACTTTGTCATCGAGGCCTACGACCAGCCCTGGAAGGCCAACGACGAAGGCTCGGTGGGCGCCTATTGGGGCGTCTACAACGCCGAGCGCCAGCAGAAGTTCAACTTCGAGGGGCCGGTGGTGGCCATCCCGCAGTGGCGGGCCCTGGCGGTCGCCTCGGTGGTCCTGGCGATGATCGCCCTGGCCGTGCTGCTGATCGACGGCTCGGCCCTGCGCCAGCGCGGCCGCACCTTCCTCACTTTCATCACCTTCCTGTGCGGGTCGGTGCTGGTGTGGATTGCCTATGACTACAGCCAGCAATACAGCACCTGGTTCAGCCTCACGGTCGGCGTGCTGCTGGCGCTCGGCGCGCTGGGCGTGTTCATCGTGCTGATGACCGAAGCCCACGAACTGGCCGAAGCGGTGTGGACCCTCAAACGCCGACGCGAATTCCTGCCGGTGCAGGGCGACAGTGCCTACCGGCCCAAGGTGTCGGTGCATGTGCCGTGCTACAACGAGCCACCAGAGATGGTCAAACAGACCCTCGACGCCCTCGCTGCGCTGGATTACCCGGACTATGAAGTACTGGTGATCGACAACAACACCAAGGACCCTGCCGTGTGGGAGCCGCTCAAGGCCCACTGCGAAAAGCTCGGCGAGCGCTTCAGATTCTTCCACGTCGCGCCCCTGGCCGGCTTCAAGGGCGGCGCGCTGAACTACCTGATCCCGCACACCGCCAAGGACGCCGAAGTGATCGCGGTGATCGACTCGGACTACTGCGTCGACCGCAACTGGCTCAAGCACATGGTGCCGCACTTCGCCGACCCGAAGATTGCCGTGGTGCAGTCGCCACAGGACTACCGCGACCAGAACGAAAGTGCCTTCAAGAAGCTCTGCTACAGCGAGTACAAGGGCTTCTTCCACATCGGCATGGTCACCCGCAACGACCGTGATGCGATCATCCAGCACGGCACCATGACCATGACCCGGCGCAGCGTGCTGGAAGAGCTGGGCTGGGCCGAGTGGTGCATCTGCGAAGACGCCGAGCTGGGCCTGCGGGTGTTCGAGAAAGGCCTGTCGGCCGCCTATTCGCACAACAGCTATGGCAAGGGCCTGATGCCCGACACCTTCATCGACTTCAAGAAGCAGCGCTTCCGCTGGGCCTATGGCGCCATCCAGATCATCAAGCACCACGCCAGTGCCCTGCTGCGCGGCAAGAACAGCGAGCTGACCCGTGGCCAGCGCTATCACTTCCTGGCCGGCTGGCTGCCATGGATCGCCGATGGCATGAACATCTTCTTCACTGTCGGCGCCCTGTTGTGGTCGGCCGCGATGATCATCGTGCCGCACCGGGTCGACCCGCCGCTGATGATCTTCGCCATCCCGCCGCTGGCGCTGTTCTTCTTCAAGGTCGGCAAGATCATCTTCCTGTACCGCCGCGCGGTGGGGGTGAACCTCAAGGATGCCTTTGCCGCGGCACTGGCGGGGCTTGCGTTGTCGCATACCATCGCCAAGGCGGTGCTGTACGGGTTCTTCACCAGTAGCATGCCGTTCTTCCGCACACCGAAGAATGCCGACAGCCATGGTCTGCTGGTGGCGCTTTCCGAAGCGAGGGAAGAGCTGTTCATCATGTTGCTGTTGTGGGGCGCAGCGGCCGGGATCTGCCTGGTGCAGGGGCTGCCGAGTTCGGACATGCGTTTCTGGGTGGCGATGTTGCTGGTGCAGTCGCTGCCTTATGTGGCGGCGTTGGTGATGGCGTTTCTGTCGTCACTGCCCAAGCCCGCTGAAAAGGCTGCCGAAGCGCAACAGGCTTGAGAACGCCGGGGGCGCTTTGCGCCCCTTTCGCGACACAAGGTGAACTGGCCTAATGATTTTGGACACCTTCATCGGGCGCTATGATGGCGCCCAATTGGAGGCAAAATCAGTGCGCAAGTCTTATTCGAAAGAACACAAAATCCAAGCTGCCGAAATGGTCCTGGACGGTGGCCAGTCAGTTCCTGAGGTATGCGAAATCCTCGGGATTGGCCGTACAGCCCTTCGCCGTTGGGTTGAGCAGGTACGCCAGGAGAGAGAGGGTAAGGTTCCGACTGGAGCCAAAGCCATCACTCCGGAGCAGCAACGTATCGAAGAGCTGGAAGCATTGGTTCGTCAAAAGGATCGGGATATCGAAATCCTAAAAAAGGCCAGTGCTCTCCTGCTTCGGGACTCCAAAGATCGTTCTCGCTGATCAACGAGCTGAGTGAGCAATACGGTGTTGTCGACTGCTGTCGTGTGCTTGGGGTCAAACGCAGTAGTTTCTATGCATGGCGCAAACGCCAAGGGCGTGAGAATCCCGGCAGGGATGCTCTACGCTCGCGTGTAATCAATCACTTCATGGCGTCACGAAGCTCCGCGGGTTCACGCACGTTGATGCAAGAACTGCGGCGTGAAGGCCATGTGGTTGGGCGTTACAAAGTGCGTGCGCTTATGCGTGAAGCTGGCCTGAAATGCCGGCAGCGTA from Pseudomonas putida encodes:
- a CDS encoding Na+/H+ antiporter, encoding MQSAYTVLILLTLVSLSKLVGRLIPLPLPLVQIAAGALLAWPTLGLHVALDPELFLFLFLPPLLFADGWRIPKRELWRIRGPVVALAVGLVLFTVVGAGYFIHWLLPSIPLPVAFALAAVLSPTDAVAVSAISQDRLPTPLMHMLQGEALMNDASGLVTFKFALAAAITGAFSLADASFSFVLVALGGLAVGVALSWLIGRLRAWMIARGWDDPATHVVFMLLLPFAAYVLAERLGVSGILSAVAAGMMQSWLDLLPRQTSTRLLNRSVWSLLEFAFNGLIFLLLGLQLPDIIKAVVSHEATVWPTLAWRCLDVLAIFAALILLRFVWVQSIWRAIGVVRRWRGKPALVLMPTARSCWLMTLGGVRGAVTLAGVMSIPLLMGAGKAFPERDLLIFIAAGVILLSLISACIALPLLLRGVTKSPDERLHQEVQEAWRRTAEAAIHALEAEEVIDASAPQDAAQATLATELKARLMAEYRDELDSYNDTAEARALAEQMDLLERRLRLRALRAQRLELYNLHRQHLVGDEVVRQVLGELDMSEANLGQVR
- a CDS encoding ArsC family reductase; this translates as MTYTLYGIKACDTMKKARTWLEEKAIAYEFHDYKAQGIDRDSLNRWCDEHGWEVILNRAGTTFRKLDDASKADLDQAKAVELMHAQPSMIKRPVLDLGGRTLVGFKPDLYAAALA
- the dapD gene encoding 2,3,4,5-tetrahydropyridine-2,6-dicarboxylate N-succinyltransferase — encoded protein: MSNTLFSLAFGVGSQNRQGTWLEVFYAQPLLNPSAELVAAVAPILGYEGGNQAIAFSNAQAAQLAEALKGVDAAQAALLTRLAESHKPLVATLLAEDAALASTPEAYLKLHLLSHRLVKPHGLSLAGIFPLLPNVAWTNQGAVDLSELAELQLEARLKGELLEVFSVDKFPKMTDYVVPAGVRIADTARVRLGAYIGEGTTIMHEGFVNFNAGTEGPGMIEGRVSAGVFVGKGSDLGGGCSTMGTLSGGGNIVIKVGEGCLIGANAGIGIPLGDRNTVEAGLYITAGTKVNLLDENNELVKVVKARDLAGQTDLLFRRNSLNGAVECKTHKSAIELNEALHAHN
- a CDS encoding cysteine desulfurase gives rise to the protein MFQPSPWRADFPAIAALQRQHQTYLDSAATTQKPQALLDALSHYYGHGAANVHRAQHLPGALATQAFETSREKVAAWLNAADSRQIIFTHGATSALNLLAYGLEHRFEAGDEIAISALEHHANLLPWQQLARRRDMRLVILPLDEHGRIDLEQALQLIGPRTRVLAVSQLSNVLGTWQPLPALLAHAHAQGALTVVDGAQGVVHGRHDVQALGCDFYVFSSHKLYGPEGVGVLYGRSQALQLLRHWQFGGEMVQMADYQSASFRPAPLGFEAGTPPIAGVIGLGATLDYLASLDSHAVEAHEASLHQHLLRGLADREGVRVLGTPQTALASFVIDGVHNADIAHMLTEQGIAVRAGHHCAMPLLKGLGLEGAIRVSLGLYNDSDDLQRFFEALDQGLELLR
- a CDS encoding SufE family protein, encoding MSLPVQAQEALASFELARGWEQRARLLMQWGDRLEPLSEAEKVEANRVHGCESLVWLVAEQVEGQWRFKAGSDARLLRGLLALLLARVQGLGSAELAGLALRDWFTQLGLERQLSPSRSNGLHAVLLRMAELASNR
- the tcdA gene encoding tRNA cyclic N6-threonylcarbamoyladenosine(37) synthase TcdA — protein: MSTEDPRFAGVARLYGDEGLQRLSNAHVAVVGIGGVGSWAAEALARSGVGEITLFDLDDVCVSNTNRQAHALEGQVGRPKVEVMAERLRAINPAITVHAVADFVTRETMAEYITEQMDAVIDCIDSVMAKAALIAWCRRRKIAIVTTGGAGGQIDPTQIQVGDLNKTFNDPLASRVRSTLRRDYNFSRNTSRNYGVPCVFSSEQLRYPKGDGSVCLQKSFVGEGVRLDCAGGFGAVMMVTATFGMVAASKAIEKLVAGARRPSERVKPE
- a CDS encoding glycosyltransferase, with translation MSSRKFGLNLVVVLAIAALFTGFWALINRPVSAPAWPEQISGFSYSPFRLGESPQKGQYPSDDEIRQDLEQMNKLTDNIRIYTVEGTQAEIPRLAEEFGLRVTLGIWISKDLERNEREIEKGIELANHSRSVVRVVVGNEALFREEVTPEELIAYLDRVRAAVKVPVTTSEQWHIWKEHPELAKHVDLIAAHILPYWEFVPMKDSVQFVLDRARELRHQFSHKPLLLSEVGWPSNGRMRGGADATQADQAIYLRTLVNTLNRRGYNYFVIEAYDQPWKANDEGSVGAYWGVYNAERQQKFNFEGPVVAIPQWRALAVASVVLAMIALAVLLIDGSALRQRGRTFLTFITFLCGSVLVWIAYDYSQQYSTWFSLTVGVLLALGALGVFIVLMTEAHELAEAVWTLKRRREFLPVQGDSAYRPKVSVHVPCYNEPPEMVKQTLDALAALDYPDYEVLVIDNNTKDPAVWEPLKAHCEKLGERFRFFHVAPLAGFKGGALNYLIPHTAKDAEVIAVIDSDYCVDRNWLKHMVPHFADPKIAVVQSPQDYRDQNESAFKKLCYSEYKGFFHIGMVTRNDRDAIIQHGTMTMTRRSVLEELGWAEWCICEDAELGLRVFEKGLSAAYSHNSYGKGLMPDTFIDFKKQRFRWAYGAIQIIKHHASALLRGKNSELTRGQRYHFLAGWLPWIADGMNIFFTVGALLWSAAMIIVPHRVDPPLMIFAIPPLALFFFKVGKIIFLYRRAVGVNLKDAFAAALAGLALSHTIAKAVLYGFFTSSMPFFRTPKNADSHGLLVALSEAREELFIMLLLWGAAAGICLVQGLPSSDMRFWVAMLLVQSLPYVAALVMAFLSSLPKPAEKAAEAQQA
- a CDS encoding transposase, whose translation is MILDTFIGRYDGAQLEAKSVRKSYSKEHKIQAAEMVLDGGQSVPEVCEILGIGRTALRRWVEQVRQEREGKVPTGAKAITPEQQRIEELEALVRQKDRDIEILKKASALLLRDSKDRSR